The sequence ACCGCCTGCCCCTGGTGCGTGCGCGCCTTCCGGGACGCCGCGCAGGAATGCGGCGCCGACCTGCCCGTCTACGACCTCATCGACCTGGTGGCCCTGTCCGCAGGGATCAAGGTGCCGGCGGGGACTTGAGGAGGGATGGGAGATGAGCGAGACCGGGACCCTTACCTTCAAGACCATAAGCGAGGAGGCCTACCGCGCCCTCGAGGAGGCGGTGGGGCCGGAGAACGTCTCCCGGGAGCCCGGGGTGCTGGACGGCTACGCCTGGCAGCCCACCATCAACGACGACCCCGCCAAATGGGTGAAGCGCCCCGTGGCGGTGGTGCTTCCCGCCTCCACCGAGGAGGTGCAGGCGGTGGTGCGGGCCTGCAACCGGCACGGCCTCAGGTTCAAGGCCTTCTCCACCGGCTGGGGCGTCTATTCCGGCCCCACCTACGACAACGTGGTGCAGGTGGACCTGCGCCGCATGAACCGCATCCTGGAGATCGACGAGAAGAACATGTACGCCGTGGTGGAGCCCTACGTGTGCGGCGCCCAGCTCCAGGCCGAGGCCATGAAACTGGGCCTCAACGCCCATATCATCGGGGCGGGGCCCGCCTGCTCCCCCCTGGCCAGCGCCACCTCGGGATGGGGCGTGGGCTGGGACGGGGTCTACATGAGCTACGGCCACCGCAACCTGCTGGGCGCGGAGTGGGTGCTCCCCGACGGCGAGGTGCTGCACGTGGGGTCCATAGACTCCGGCCTGGGATGGTTCAATCCCGACGGCCCCGGTCCCTCTCTGCGGGGGATCATGCGCGGCTCCGCGGGCGCCCTTTCCGGTCTGGGTATCTTTACCAAGTGCGCCCTCAAGCTCTACAACTGGCCGGGGCCGCCGCAGATGAAGAGCGAGGGCGTCCTGCTCGACAACCAGACGGAACCGCCGGAGATCCTCAGGTTCCATCTCTGTTTCTTCCCCGACCGCGCCAGCCTGGACGACGCGGTCTATGCCATGGGCGAGGAAGAGCTCCCCTACCTCTTCACCCGCACCGCCGTCGCCGCCTATATCAACACCTTCGCCCCCCACCTCCTGCAGCGCATCGCGAAGACCGTTTCCCTGCGGGCGCTCATCGGCCGGACCCTGAAATGGAACTGCACCGTGGTGCTGGTGGGGGACTCGGAGGACGAGATCGCCTACAGGGACAGGGTGCTCAAGGAGATCGTCGCGAAGAACGGGGGGCTCTGCATGGAGGCCACGCAGGCCAGGGTCATCGGGCCCATGATGATCATGAACTTCCTACGGGTGAGCGCCATCCCCATGGTCTTCCGCGCCGGCGGCCTCTTCAGCACCGCCCTGGCCAGGAACGAGGCGTGGAAGACCCAGATGGACTGGGCGGAGACGGGAGAGGCCATCAAGCAGAAGTGGATCGACCGGGGCTGCATCCTGGACGACCTCGCGGACAACCCCTTCATGGCCCTCTACGAGAACAACTGCTGGGGACATTGTGAGGAGATCTTCCAGTACAACGCGCGGGACCCCAAGCACCTGGCGGCGCTGGAGCCCATGTTCGTGGAGTTCTCCGTGGCCGCCATGGAGATGTTCATGGAGCCCCTCTCCGTCACCGACGCCCGCCTGCGCGAGATCATCAGCCCCATGATGGGACACTACAACGCCTGGCAGAAAAAGATATCCCATACCCTCGACGCCAACCGCGCCGCGGATACCGGCATGTACTGCGACGAGGTGGATTTCGACCTGAGCAAGGTGGACCCGGAGGTTAGGGAAAGGCTGGAGCGCCTGGTCAGGGAGCTCACCTGGAAGGAGGACGGACCGCCCGGGAAGGCTTGACCGGGGCAGAACCGGAACCACGCCCGCACAGGGGGAGGCCCCGGCGTGCCACGCGCCGGGGCGAGCGTAAGCAGCGCGCACAATGAGAGGTGCACGTCTGGCTGGAAAGGGGTGGATGGAAGATGGAGAAATGGGACGTTGTGGTGGTGGGCGGAGGCCCGGGGGGCTCATACGCCGCCAAGACCGCGGCCGAGGCGGGCCTGAAGACCGTCTTCTTCGAACGCGGGCGCAGGCCGGGAGACAAGAACTCCTCCGGCTGCGGGCTGGGTCAGAGATGGTGGCGTGACTACCCCGAGCTCATGGAGGAGCTACAGAAACTCCCCTCGGTGCGCAAGGTGGAGATGGTGGTGATCAACCTCATCGACGAGCACGACCGCCTGCGTTACCGCTGCGGAACCACCGGGTCCGACCTCTGCGCCAACCGCTGGCCCCACGGCATGGACGGCATCAGCATCTACCGCAGGGACCTGGACCCCTTCCTCGCCGACCTGGCGGTGAAAGCGGGGGCAGAGCTGCGCACTTCCACCCTCGTCTCCGACGTGATCTTGGAGAACGGCCAGGTGCGCGGGGTGAAGACGGAGAGGGGGGAGCCCATACTGGCGGACGTGGTCATCGCCGCCGACGGGGCCATGTCCACCATGGCCAAGAAGGCGGGGATGCGCAAGCGCTGGGGCGGAGGCTGCACCCTGGTCCCCCAGCTCGACTTCGGCTGCAACGAGGACAAGATGGACGACATCATCGGCAACGCCGAGTGGTGCTGGTTCGGGCCCCTCTACGGCACCTACCAGGTGAACTTCCGGGACGGCTTCCATATCGGGGCGGGACAGTGGCTGCGCGACGACTGGGACGAGAAACCCCTGGAGATGATGAAAAAGGTGGTGAAGATACCCGGCTTCCAGGCCA comes from Actinomycetota bacterium and encodes:
- a CDS encoding FAD-binding oxidoreductase, with the protein product MSETGTLTFKTISEEAYRALEEAVGPENVSREPGVLDGYAWQPTINDDPAKWVKRPVAVVLPASTEEVQAVVRACNRHGLRFKAFSTGWGVYSGPTYDNVVQVDLRRMNRILEIDEKNMYAVVEPYVCGAQLQAEAMKLGLNAHIIGAGPACSPLASATSGWGVGWDGVYMSYGHRNLLGAEWVLPDGEVLHVGSIDSGLGWFNPDGPGPSLRGIMRGSAGALSGLGIFTKCALKLYNWPGPPQMKSEGVLLDNQTEPPEILRFHLCFFPDRASLDDAVYAMGEEELPYLFTRTAVAAYINTFAPHLLQRIAKTVSLRALIGRTLKWNCTVVLVGDSEDEIAYRDRVLKEIVAKNGGLCMEATQARVIGPMMIMNFLRVSAIPMVFRAGGLFSTALARNEAWKTQMDWAETGEAIKQKWIDRGCILDDLADNPFMALYENNCWGHCEEIFQYNARDPKHLAALEPMFVEFSVAAMEMFMEPLSVTDARLREIISPMMGHYNAWQKKISHTLDANRAADTGMYCDEVDFDLSKVDPEVRERLERLVRELTWKEDGPPGKA
- a CDS encoding NAD(P)/FAD-dependent oxidoreductase, with amino-acid sequence MEKWDVVVVGGGPGGSYAAKTAAEAGLKTVFFERGRRPGDKNSSGCGLGQRWWRDYPELMEELQKLPSVRKVEMVVINLIDEHDRLRYRCGTTGSDLCANRWPHGMDGISIYRRDLDPFLADLAVKAGAELRTSTLVSDVILENGQVRGVKTERGEPILADVVIAADGAMSTMAKKAGMRKRWGGGCTLVPQLDFGCNEDKMDDIIGNAEWCWFGPLYGTYQVNFRDGFHIGAGQWLRDDWDEKPLEMMKKVVKIPGFQAMCRAIEAKPREYQAHMLPWLKKPPKTYIGGMMLVGDAAGFPCPLEAEGIWHAITSGKIAAETAAWAISSGDASEKALAEYERRWKASDLGKEHEFGPEFVELWNSSIFDPKLMARQIQLLLEFSMLHPFSIVFDWGDAHMDCFNHHLEHLLDLAPEFSEFGKTYIAPLARGIWPKNVKRILLSIKPRIPALRRLSDENFFKVVARLSRGLAPYLDPSIRQDAPVPREVFEKGVRR